DNA from Nocardioides seonyuensis:
GCTGGACCACGTCGTCCATGTCGAGGACGAGCTGACCGTCCTTCTCGGGGGTCAGCAGCTTGAGGAGGTTGACGACGTTGGTGCCGAAGAGCTGGCTCGTCTGCGCGGCGAGGCGGCCGGCGAGGTCGGTGTAGCCGAGCACGACCACGCCGTTGTCGGTCACGATCCGCTCGTCCTTGACCGTCGCGGCGGCGTTGCCGCCGTTGGCCGCGGCCATGTCGACGATGACGCTGCCGTCGCGCATGCCGGCGATCGTCTCGGGGGTGATCAGCTTGGGCGCCGGCCGACCGGGGATCAGCGCGGTCGTGATGACGATGTCGGCAGCGCGGGCCTCCTCGTCGTACATCAGCGCGGTCGCGGCCTCCTGCTCGGCCGTCATCTCCTTGGCGTAGCCGTCGGAGCTGACCTCCTGCTCCATCTCGACGCGCACGAACTCCGCACCCATGGACTCGACCTGCTCGGCCACCTCGGGGCGTACGTCGAAGGCGCGCACGATCGCGCCCATCGACGAGGCCGCGCCGATCGCGGCCAGGCCGGCCACGCCGGCACCCACGACGAAGACGCGGGCCGGGTTGGTCTTGCCGGCAGCGGTCACCTGGCCGGTGAACATCTGGCCGAACTCGTGGGCGGCCTCGATGACCGCGCGGTAGCCCGCGACGTTGGCCATCGAGGACAGCACGTCCATGGACTGGGCACGCGAGATGCGCGGGACGGCGTCCATCGCGAGCGCGGTCACGCCCGCCGCAGCCAGCCGCTCGACGAGCTCAGGGCTACGGGCGGGCGCCATCAGGGAGATGACGGTGGCGCCCCGGCGGAGCCGCCCGATCTCCTCGTCGGTGGGGGCGTTGACCTTGACGATGATGTCGCTGGACCACACCTGCTCGGCGTCGCCCACCGTGATGCCCGCGTCGGTGAACGCCTGGTCCGGCGCGGCCGCGGCCTCGCCTGCCCCGGCCTCGACGACGACGTCGTAGCCCAGCTTGGTCAGCTGTTCGGCGGTCTTGGGGGTCGCAGCGACCAGTGTCTCGCCGGGACGGGACTCGCGGGGGATGCCGATGCGCACGGGTGCCTCCTGAAGGTGTGAGCGGGCCTCAAGTTACACGCGCCCTTCTCGCACCCGACTTCGTCTCAGGTGGCCTCCGTCACGCCCTCGCTCAGACGAACGCGTCCTCCGGCTCCAGCACCTGGTCGGGACGCAGGTGCGGCCGCTCGAGCTTCTCGCCCTCGACGTCGACGTTCGGCAGGACGCGGTCGAGCCACGCCGGGATCCACCACGCCTTCTCGCCGAGCAGGTAGAGCACCGCCGGGATCAGCACCAGCCGCACCACGAAGGCGTCCAGGACGATGGCGGCCGCGAGCGCGAAGCCCATCGACTGGATGATCGGCTCGGTCTGCAGGATGAAGGCCGCGAACACCGCGATCATGATCGCCGCGGCCGCGGTCACCACGCGCGCACTGTTGCGGAAGCCGTCGACGACAGCGTCCCTCGTCGACATGCCGTGCACGTGGGCCTCACGCATCCGGGTCACCAGGAACACCTGGTAGTCCATCGCCAGCCCGAAGACCATCCCGATCAGGATGATCGGCATGAAGGAGACGATCGGCTGGCCCTCGACGATGCCCAGCGCTCCGTCCTGGAACACCAGCACGGTCGTGCCGAGGGTCGCCAGCACGGAGAGCAGGAAGCCCAGGGTGGCGGTCAGCGGCACCAGGATGGATCGGAAGACCAGCACCAGCAGCACGAACGCCAGCCCGATGACCACGGCCAGGTAGACCGGCAGCGCGTCGCTGAGGCGCTCGGACACGTCGGAGGTGATCGCGGTCAGACCGGTGACCCCGGTCGTGGCGCCCGACTCCGCCTCGATGCCAGCCTGGC
Protein-coding regions in this window:
- a CDS encoding Re/Si-specific NAD(P)(+) transhydrogenase subunit alpha, coding for MRIGIPRESRPGETLVAATPKTAEQLTKLGYDVVVEAGAGEAAAAPDQAFTDAGITVGDAEQVWSSDIIVKVNAPTDEEIGRLRRGATVISLMAPARSPELVERLAAAGVTALAMDAVPRISRAQSMDVLSSMANVAGYRAVIEAAHEFGQMFTGQVTAAGKTNPARVFVVGAGVAGLAAIGAASSMGAIVRAFDVRPEVAEQVESMGAEFVRVEMEQEVSSDGYAKEMTAEQEAATALMYDEEARAADIVITTALIPGRPAPKLITPETIAGMRDGSVIVDMAAANGGNAAATVKDERIVTDNGVVVLGYTDLAGRLAAQTSQLFGTNVVNLLKLLTPEKDGQLVLDMDDVVQRGIAVTREGEVMWPPPPVQVSAAPTAPAAAQPEPEPKKPADPRRKVFAGALAAVLFAVLAMYSPAEFLGHFTVFALAVFVGYYVISNVAHALHTPLMSETNAISGIILVGGILQVGSDNAVVTALALVAVLVASINIFGGFLVTLRMLEMFRKD